A single window of Arvicanthis niloticus isolate mArvNil1 chromosome 20, mArvNil1.pat.X, whole genome shotgun sequence DNA harbors:
- the LOC117724654 gene encoding uncharacterized protein LOC117724654 has protein sequence MATSTMSVCSSDLSYDSRVCLPGSCDSCTDSSWQVDDCPESCCEPSCCAPSCCQPSCCVPCCAPSCCQSSCCVPSCCAPAPCLTLVCTPVSCVSSPCCQSSCCTPSCCQQSSCQTACCTCSPCCVTLCCKPVCCTPICSGSCCQQSSCQSSCCQPSCCVPVCCKPVCCTPICSGSSSCCQPSCCAPVCCKPCSSVSLLCRPVCRPACCVPSSSCCASSCQPSCCRPSSSVSLLCHPSCSRQVSCGLSSGQKSSF, from the coding sequence ATGGCCACCTCCACCATGTCCGTCTGCTCCAGTGACCTGAGCTACGACAGCCGGGTCTGCCTGCCCGGTTCCTGTGATTCTTGTACTGACTCCTCCTGGCAGGTGGATGACTGCCCAGAGAGCTGCTGTGAGCCCTCCTGCTGTGCccccagctgctgccagcccagctgctgtGTTCCTTGCTGTGCCCCCAgctgctgccagtccagctgctgtGTCCCCAGCTGCTGTGCCCCAGCCCCCTGCCTGACCCTTGTCTGCACCCCAGTGAGCTGTGTGTCCAGCCCCTGCTGCCAATCTTCCTGCTGCACACCCTCATGCTGCCAGCAGTCTAGCTGCCAGACAGCTTGCTGCACCTGCTCCCCCTGCTGTGTGACCCTttgctgcaagcctgtgtgctgcACACCCATCTGCTCTGGATCATGCTGCCAGCAGTCTAGCTGCCAGTCCTCATGCTGCCAGCCCTCctgctgtgtgcctgtctgctgcaagcctgtgtgctgcACACCCATCtgctctggctcctcctcctgctgccagcCCTCCTGCTGTGCTCCTGTGTGCTGCAAGCCCTGCTCTAGTGTGTCCCTGCTGTGCCGGCCTGTGTGCAGACCTGCCTGCTGTGTGCCCAGCTCCTCCTGCTGTGCCTCCTCCTGCCAGCCCAGCTGTTGTCGCCCATCCTCCAGTGTGTCCCTGCTGTGCCACCCTTCCTGCTCCAGACAGGTCTCCTGTGGCCTCTCCTCAGGCCAAAAGTCCAGCTTCTGA